A single Nicotiana tabacum cultivar K326 chromosome 5, ASM71507v2, whole genome shotgun sequence DNA region contains:
- the LOC142180819 gene encoding uncharacterized protein LOC142180819 — protein sequence MEKLMSVVENPKEFIKLDRFDGTNFTRWRDKMIFLLSALNIYYVLDYALPPMPEPTAEDSDVVKEERKKREHDELLCRGHILNTLTDRLYDLYCNLKSPREIWTALQTAYQNEKRGIDKFLALQYFEFKIFDTKPIMDQIHELQILVSKLSDLEVKIPDALQIGAILSKLPSSWNDYRKKILHSMDKMTVEQFRTHIQIESETRARDVISQPSSSAVNFVSQNGSGSGNKHLKVSKKSFFKKRKNFSCHHCGKKGHMIRDCRYRKAGINFNAGNIEKSRKIEKSGNSEKANIVENSAQGLVVMVSAMQIGMVTELNVATAATNTQDWWLDSDVAGKGSIEINFTSGQKLTLLNVYHVPDMKKNLMSADLLSKKGFKIVIESDHVIVSKNGVFVGKGYNCCKWVFRRKYNTYGYVQTFKARLVAKGFTQKEGIDYFDTYAPVARITSIRVLLSLASIYDLYVHQMDVKTAFLNGNLSEEIYMQQPEGFVLPGNEKKVCKLIKSLYGLKQAPKQWHERFDSVILSTGFIHNNADKCIYSKFTKEYGVIICLYVDDMLIFCTNLQGITETKKYLTSVFKMKDLNEVDTILGIKVKRDNKQVTLSQAHYIDKILTKFSHLGIKGYNTPYDSSVKLTANTGRAVAQLEYASAIGSMMYAMHCTRPDIAFAVCKLSRFTSNPGNDHWKAISRVLGYLKYTKHLGICYNGFPNVLEGYSDASWITRC from the exons ATGGAGAAATTGATGTCTGTTGTTGAGAATCCGAAGGAGTTCATCAAACTTGATCGTTTTGATGGAACGAACTTTACCCGTTGGAGAGACaagatgatattcttgttgtccGCTCTCAATATCTACTATGTTCTTGATTATGCCTTGCCTCCGATGCCTGAGCCCACAGCAGAAGATTCTGACGTagtcaaggaagaaaggaagaaacgagaACATGATGAACTGTTGTGTCGCGGCCATATTCTGAATACTTTGACAGATCGACTCTATGATCTTTACTGCAATCTAAAGTCACCAAGAGAGATTTGGACTGCTCTACAAACTGCATACCAGAATGAAAAACGAGGTATTGACAAATTCCTAGCTCTGCAGtactttgaatttaaaatatttgatactaaGCCTATAATGGATCAGATTCATGAACTGCAAATCTTAGTATCAAAACTAAGTGATCTTGAAGTTAAAATTCCTGATGCACTTCAAATAGGTGCTATTCTTTCGAAATTGCCTTCCTCTTGGAATGActatagaaagaaaatcctaCATTCTATGGATAAAATGACTGTGGAACAATTTCGTACTCACATTCAAATTGAAAGTGAGACTCGTGCTCGTGATGTTATTAGTCAGCCTTCGAGTTCCGCAGTCAATTTTGTCAGTCAAAATGGTTCAGGAAGTGGGAACAAACATCTGAAAGTTTCCAAAAAgtctttttttaaaaagagaaagaactttAGTTGTCATCATTGTGGAAAGAAAGGCCATATGATTCGGGACTGCAGATATAGAAAGGCAGGCATAAATTTCAATGCAGGCAATATCGAAAAGTCTAGAAAGATTGAAAAATCTGGAAATTCTGAAAAGGCAAACATAGTGGAAAATTCTGCCCAAGGACTGGTTGTCATGGTTTCCGCAATGCAAATTGGTATGGTCACAGAGTTGAATGTGGCTACCGCTGCTACAAATACTCAAGActggtggctagattcgg ATGTTGCTGGAAAAGGAAGTATTGAGATTAACTTCACATCTGGCCAGAAGTTGACGTTACTGAATGTGTATCATGTTCCTGATATGAAGAAAAACTTAATGTCCGCTGATTTGCTGTCAAAGAAAGGCTTCAAGATAGTTATTGAGTCTGATCATGTAATAGTGTCTAAGAATGGTGTTTTTGTTGGAAAAGGCTATAACT gttgtaagtGGGTCTTTAGGAGAAAGTACAATACATATGGTTATGTCCAAACCTTCAAAGCAAGATTAGTTGCAAAAGGTTTCACTCAAAAGGAAGGCatagactattttgatacatatgctCCTGTTGCAAGAATAACATCGATTAGAGTCCTTTTATCATTGGCCTCTATATATGATCTTTacgtacatcaaatggatgttaaaacagcttttTTAAATGGGAACCTTAGTGAagaaatatatatgcaacaacctGAAGGATTTGTTCTTCCGGGAAACGAGAAGAAAGTTTGTAAATTGATAAAGTCTCTTTATGGTCTTAAACAAGCGCCTAAACAGTGGCATGAAAGATTTGATAGTGTAATACTATCAACCGGATTCATACATAATAATGCAGACAAGTGCATTTACTCTAAATTTACAAAAGAATATGGAGTAATAATTTGTTTATATGTCGATGACATGCTGATTTTTTGTACGAATCTACAAGGAATTACCGAGACCAAAAAGTATCTAACCTCAGTTTTTAAAATGAAGGATTTAAATGAAGTTGATACTATTTTGGGAATCAAGGTCAAAAGAGATAACAAGCAAGTGACTTTGTCACAAGCACATTATATAGATAAAATCCTTACTAAATTCAGTCATTTAGGAATAAAGGGGTATAATACTCCTTATGATTCTAGTGTTAAGCTAACTGCAAATACTGGAAGAGCAGTAGCACAGTTGGAGTATGCAAGTGCGATAGGTAGTATGATGTATGCAATGCATTGCACTAGACCCGACATTGCATTTGCTGTTTGTAAACTTTCAAGGTTTACCAGTAATCCAGGTAATGATCATTGGAAAGCAATAAGTAGAGTACttggatatttaaaatatacaaagcACTTAGGCATTTGCTATAATGGTTTTCCTAATGTATTAGAGGGATATTCTGATGCAAGTTGGATTACAAGGTGTTAA